From Panicum hallii strain FIL2 chromosome 2, PHallii_v3.1, whole genome shotgun sequence, a single genomic window includes:
- the LOC112883195 gene encoding uncharacterized protein LOC112883195, producing the protein MEKGKKQQQRGKLQRVLREQKARLYIIRRCVVMLLCWSD; encoded by the coding sequence ATGGAGAAAGGGaagaagcagcagcagagggggaagcTGCAGAGGGTGCTGAGGGAGCAGAAGGCCAGGCTCTACATCATCCGCCGATGCGTCGTCATGCTCCTCTGCTGGAGTGACTGA
- the LOC112883323 gene encoding uncharacterized protein LOC112883323 — translation MRTVSQSKQKGKVARALKEHRARLYIIRRCIVMLLCWHD, via the coding sequence ATGAGGACTGTGAGCCAGAGCAAGCAGAAGGGGAAGGTGGCCAGAGCGCTGAAAGAGCACAGAGCCAGGCTCTACATCATCCGCCGGTGCATCGTCATGCTCCTCTGCTGGCACGACTGA